The Cyclopterus lumpus isolate fCycLum1 chromosome 12, fCycLum1.pri, whole genome shotgun sequence genome window below encodes:
- the pum3 gene encoding pumilio homolog 3: MEAKSKKNSSPKDGKKFSQKGKDSMGTKLGGKPGGKKPYKPFNNTERKGRPMAGFGGKKEHKFPSSKAGMGPQKRTMPFKAKNEEEGEGPVAKRTKKGEFDPKKKELTEEELKKNRQQIKKDLKNSRQHAERKDMFQIICQCKKLWGDLRRKKCDNELKIKLMTELHDLVRGKIKQMAFAHDSVRVLQCFIQFGSHEQRQELFEELKGDVVDLCKSQYGKHVVKKLLMYGNKELVAVVMKTFRGHVRTMLRHAAASSIIEYAYNDKAVLAQRLMLTQGLYGNTFTICKSSVCKTIEKVAEANPDKLNNIIDEMKQILTPMAQKEQVIKHSLVHKVFLDFFLLAPDKPKTEMIESIRESVVYMAHTHDGARVAMHCFWHGTAKDRKVIIKTMKTYIVKFATGEFGHLVLLAMFDCVDDTKLVKQAVLSEILLSLDEVICNKYGKKVLLYLLSPRDPAHLLPEIIKVLQQGDGNTHSKKDMAVRRKELLEVVSPPLLDHLRDNAATMVTDKASSVTISDILASACGDLRPAMTAVAQLANHELVPGGTNGELHMAEHPAGHLVLKWLMEQDTTLAEAGKEERFGRILVDTVGTDNLKTWVKANRGAMVLCSLLKSYDKSVAAEVKAALESIKAELSSIGNNKGAEILLENLNK; encoded by the exons TTGGCGGCAAGAAAGAACACAAATTCCCTTCCTCTAAAGCCGGCATGGGGCCGCAGAAGAGGACAATGCCATTTAAAGCAAAAAATGAAGAAGAGGGTGAAG GTCCGGTGGCCAAGAGGACGAAGAAAGGCGAGTTTGATCCGAAGAAGAAGGAGCTGACAGAAGAGGAGCTCAAGAAGAACAGGCAGCAAATAAAGAAGGATCTGAAGAATAGCAGACAGCATGCGGAGAGGAAGGACATGTTCCAGATCATTTGTCAGTGCAAAAAACTGTGGGGAGACCTCAGGAG GAAGAAGTGCGACAACGAGTTGAAGATTAAACTGATGACAGAGCTTCACGATCTGGTCCGCGGGAAGATCAAACAG ATGGCATTCGCTCACGACTCTGTGCGAGTGCTGCAGTGTTTCATCCAGTTCGGCAGCCATGAGCAGAGACAGGAATTGTTTGAGGAGCTCAAAG GCGACGTCGTCGATTTGTGTAAGTCGCAGTACGGCAAACACGTGGTGAAGAAACTGCTGATGTACGG GAACAAGGAGCTGGTGGCAGTTGTGATGAAAACATTCAGGGGTCACGTGCGCACGATGCTTCGCCACGCCGCGGCCTCGTCCATCATCGAGTACGCTTACAACGACAAAGCCGTGCTCGCACAGAGACTTATGCTCACCCAGGGGCTGTAcgggaacaccttcaccatcTGCaag TCGTCTGTGTGCAAAACCATCGAGAAAGTCGCAGAGGCGAACCCGGACAAGCTGAACAACATCATCGACGAGATGAAGCAGATCCTCACACCCATGGCTCAGAA AGAACAAGTGATCAAACACTCTCTGGTCCACAAAGTCTTTCTGGACTTCTTCCTATTGGCACCCGACAAACCGAAAACG GAGATGATCGAGTCGATCAGAGAGTCTGTCGTCTACATGGCTCACACACACGACGGCGCACGAGTGGCAATGCACTGTTTTTGGCACGGAACAgctaag GACAGAAAAGTTATTATCAAAACTATGAAGACCTACATTGTGAAGTTTGCCACG GGAGAGTTCGGTCACCTGGTTCTTCTGGCCATGTTCGACTGCGTGGACGACACCAAGCTTGTCAAACAGGCCGTGCTCTCA GAGATCTTGTTGTCTCTGGATGAGGTCATCTGTAATAAATATGGTAAGAAGGTTTTGCTGTACCTGCTGAGTCCCAGAGACCCTGCTCACCTGCTGCCGGAGATCATCAAGGTGCTGCAGCAAGGAgacggaaacacacacag TAAAAAGGACATGGCCGTTCGGAGGAAGGAGCTGCTGGAAGTCGTCTCCCCGCCGCTGCTGGATCATCTCCGCGACAACGCTGCCACCATGGTGACGGACAAGGCGTCCAGCGTCACCATTAGTGACATCCTGGCGTCGGCCTGCGGGGACCTGCGGCCCGCCATGACAGCCGTGGCTCAGCTGGCCAATCACGAGTTGGTACCAGGAGGGACCAacggagag CTTCACATGGCGGAGCATCCAGCAGGACACCTGGTGCTGAAATGGCTCATGGAGCAGGACACAACGCTGGCAGAGGCCGGCAAGGAAG AGCGGTTCGGCAGGATACTGGTGGACACAGTGGGAACAGACAATCTGAAGACCTGGGTCAAGGCCAACAGAGGAGCCATGGTGCTCTGCAG CCTCCTGAAGAGCTACGACAAGTCTGTGGCCGCAGAGGTGAAGGCGGCGCTGGAGTCCATCAAAGCGGAGCTCAGCAGCATTGGCAACAATAAAGGAGCTGAGATCCTGCTGGAAAATCTGAACAAGTAG